A stretch of DNA from Diadema setosum chromosome 10, eeDiaSeto1, whole genome shotgun sequence:
CACCCAGTCCATGGACACCAGCCAACAGCCCCGAGCGATGGCCGACAGGACGTTGAGGGTGCGCCTGTTCTCCCCCATCACCACGTGGGTCGTCGTCTCGCACACCATGTCTGTGATGGAGAAGCCGCCGAGCTCGTTGACCACAGATATCAGGACCTCCTGGTCACTGGTAACATAATTGCGGACACAGACAACAATATGTAGGGATCATCTTTACTACATTGGTCTTGCATTTGTGACCGCGTATCAAAAataggactcaaaataggtgaaatgggccAAGCTAACCAATCTTAATTAttacatattttctgaaagagcaattcttctttgatgttactctgaaatttgGAATCATTTGTCTGATgagaaattgtttgtttgtttgtttttttgtttgtttttttcagtgtgtCTGGAATACCTACATGTATTCATAGAATTGTGTGATTAGGTATGGCTCAGAgttccctttttatttcttaaaaatcctttacacactctccGATTTCAACTCTTATAACTTTAGAAGGGATGATGTCTGTTTTCTGTTAACCTGAAAGAAGAATCTCATTTAGGGACATTGAAGGCTCTCAGAGAATTGTGGGATGACAGGGTTATAAAgccttttacacactcttcactttcaactctaataacttttgaagggataatgtgcctgttttgaaaGTTAGGATTAGTCATGATTAGAATGTGTTTATAGAGGGTGCAAAATTTTAGCTTAGTAATCTGATAGTCCCTTCATTGTGGCTGCTATAGAGTTTTACATCctgctttttgtcccattcattacATAGAGCACGGCTTGgtgagattaagcacttgaataaaccctaaacttcaaagcctcttttctcagtaaacactttGCCTGAGTGAgcactttctttccattattttaATAGCATGGTTAGGCAAGTCCACTTGTATTGAGGAAAACAACTGGTACAGTTCAAAGCTCAGAATCatctctttcagaatctgcccttaacttaTAATCCATGTCTGGAGATTTATTGGTGGTTTtgcgatgcagggtcacattataCAGGTATCTCATTCTGCTGAACTTTACATCATCCCATTGTCAAGAGCACAGCTCTTTTCATGACCatgtcagtacatgtacatttacatgtattggTCATTGCATAATATTGCATAGACACATTGTAgacatggggtcaaaggtcactgaagGACATTGCTCTTTGCAGCAAACTTGAAACACTCTTCAACCAACCATTTTCCTCTGGAACTGCAGCAACATTCCTAGGTTCGATTACAAATCATGAATTGATTCCCATTTTCTGCATTTGAATTAAataatttaacccgttgaagacaagttctgagtatactcgggcaggggtctgtgggaaatgcgtgttgtagcaaaatcagtccgtcctcaacggattgAAAACAATATTGTCAGTAGAACTGAAAGAATGGTAAGTCAGAACATGATTTCCCCAGATGACACACCCAGATTATTTCATATATAATGCGCACATAGTGATATGTTTACCCTCTCTGGGAAACCTTTCCCTTTGACCAATTTTATGCAGTGAATGGACTTTCACACAGAATAACCATTAAACCTTGGCACCCTGCTCCCTCAAAGCCATGTCTTGCATCAGCACACTACTTGCTCAACACAAAGCGACTGAAAATTATTAGCATCATTCTATGTATTGATCATAAATGTAAGTATAATACAAGTATACAGTACCTCACTCAgaagtttcataaaaatgtttgagaaCACAAGGTCTTGAAGATGACATCAACATTCATAATTCCAGCTCTCTCACAATGGTATAAAGATTGACTATGTAAGCAGTTAAATATCAGAGTACTCACCTTCTGTGTAAGCTGGTCATTACTAATGTAGACTTTTTctgcacaaaaaaaacaacaacaacagaaacacaTGGTGGAGAAAGACATGAAAATGTCAGACACGAAAAATTAGTAAACATTTTACTTGTGTAGACATTAATGGACGCTGACCGTAAAGATCTTTTAAAAAAGTCTTGACTTGGCACTAAATATTAAATTGTCTGCACTGCGCTATGAACATCACACAACCACTCGAATTAACCAGTTTCATTTCAGTTTGTTTGATTTAGTCATTCACAAAGTAACATTCTCCACAGACCCTGACATGTAATCATGTAGAGTCACACCtactataaaaccagaaatttatgcatgcaatttttcacaaattttgcaagagccaagattcacaagttaaaaatgcatgtgaaaattcTTTAGACTATATTACCATGAAttattatgcattgaatgccagtggcaattcatgaaaatttcatgctgcaaaaaaggtcatcggctccaattcgcaaaaatttcatgtcacaaatacttcttgttttacagtatgtcacaAAAATCAGGTTTAACTTCAAGACATCAATTATATAGATTACAAAATAAAGGTAAGTTTTGCCTTGTTTGCGCATAAGGAACATCAATTTGATTTCCAGTTTCcattagttagtttgtttgtttgtttgttcattttccatctgagaggatggctggatagcccatatatactaagctggtcttccatggggtccagttggatgtgaggcgggaccacttcaccgggttaaacaccctgttCTTTgcagtgaatgaatgaagtgggatcttttacatgcatgagttgtgactctctcacacacgggacctccattttatgtcctatccgagggacagagtgtcttgcctcttgctagaggggacggtatgattacacaccaCATTGcccagtccagactcgggttcgaacctgAGTCACTTGGGTTCGAACCCGACTCACTTGGGTCGGAGGCAGATGCACTGCCCACTGAGCAAACTCACCACCCTAGTCAACTGGAGAAGTCTGAATCAAAATGTGCACTGTCTCACCTTTTTACCTTCCTCCACTATCTTcaccttctttctcttcttggCCTTGCCTTGTTCTGGCTGGACATCACCTTCAATATGGTGATAATGACAAATCAAGAGTTGACATCAAAACACGATGCAGTAAACTAGGCATCAgataaatacataatatatatcaaATCACTAATCATCATCAATGGCATATATTGCAAACAAATAGATATTGAGCAGGCCTCACATCAACAACATAACATGTAGATTGACATAAGACACACAGCCAAACTTGCTGGTTTACTAGTACTTTTAAACTTGATAGATAATTTCTCTGAGGACCCAGTTACAGGCTTTTCCAGCTACCCAAGCAAACTTCATGCATTTCAATAGCTTTCAGTTTTCATGTATTAGTCATTGCTACATCAGGCAAGCCTCAACCAAAGCTTTCTGGCTCTCACAAACAACCTTTGCTAGTAAGGTACAGCAGTATGTATGCACAGAATTTGATCACTAGTATGTTTCATATCAAACtttcattttacacacacaGAACAGAGAAATATCCAGAGATATATCCCTCTTCTTTTCCCTCTCAGTTTCAACTGCAAATGTTATTCCCTTCACATACTTTGTTATGACATGGGCATACAGACAGGCTTGttctaaaacaaaataaaactgaagCATCTACGCAAACGACAGAATCTATGTGAATAAGATACAATACTTTTTCCAAAGCGTCGTAAGTTTGCAGCGCTGCCCAACATGTCATCAAGATTGCAGTTACAATACGAAGTAACAAACAAAAGGTCTTACATTTTACAACTAACAATGTTGATGTCAAGACCGTCACCAGACACAAAGCTTTTAAACTTTTATCAAATTTGACTTCTTCTGTTTCTAATGAACATTCAAGTTGAGTTTATGCTTTCACCTTTGTTGGGTTTGTCCTCCTGTTCCTCATCATTGGAAGAAGCCCAAGAAGTGGACAAAATGCTGCTTTCACTGCCTTGCCTGGCATTCTTCCTCCCCGCCTTCTTGGTAGCTGACCGCTTTTTGGCTCCTAGGAAGTGATAGTCCGTTAAATCAGAAAtaagcaatccggaggtctcgggattgaatcccaatggaatcccattttcttttctcacttttccactaataaatcaGAAATAATACGCCTTTGTATAAATCATGTACACACAAGCCCAGTATACACAGTATTTGGAAGTGTTTTTACTTTAGTCTAAGTGAATTTTGAGTCCACTGATAATTGTGAAATTAACAACTTGCAAATATATTTCCTCCAGGAGCACGAATGCACAAAATATCTTGGTGGAAATCACTTACATTAATTTCATCTGAAAAGGGATAGTTCTTTATTTCTCATATGTCATTCCAGTTCTCAATCGCGCATTAAACCACTCAAGGAAATGTCATATAAGtcccaatttgcaaaatattatatcaaaatgtacGGCATACACGGTATGATGCTCCTCAGGAAGTGATGGTCCACCTTATCAGCTGTGTTTAATCATGCCTTTGAAAGAATACACCATGTACAGATGCACAGCTTTGGATATAGTTTTTGATATGACTGAGAGACTTGGAAACTTCAGAACATGCAGTTTTGGGCTTCTTCATATAAAATCACATATACAGTAACATCAAACTGCAGGCTTACTATTGATTGCCAATAtctttcaatttttcatttctaatGCATAATACCCTGTCTATTGATATTATATGCTGATAGAAGCACTTAATTTTAGgagtgaaataaaaattgaggTGCAATATTTTCACAATGATATAGCTGATGCCAAATGTTGTATGATTCAAAATAAACATTGAGTCACATACAGTCAGATGATCACAACCTAGTGCTAACCATGGatgatatttgatgaaaactgagtGTAATTGCACATGAGGGCTTCTACTATTGCCATTTCATCATGCTTCATGCCAGGGCATACTTCCATACCTGTCGTTTTGAATTCCTCAATGCTTGGTCTGTTGTGGATGTCCAACGATGAGAGTACAGATGAGCGGCTCACCTCTGTTGACAGTACTGATGAGAGTTCCATTTTACATTCCTGGAGGCTAGCTGGTTGGCAGTTTTCATCTTTAATGGCAAAGGAAAACACATGACATCAGAGTAAGAATCAGAATCTCAAGAGAATTGTAATTGGAAATCAAAAGATTTTAAGACCATGAACACATAATCCTTTCGTCTGCTAGTTGCTTTCTTTTTGACAATCTAAAACCTAGGCAGAAGGGTCTCTGACATAAAACTTGGTACTCTTGGAACGTCTGTGAAGTAACTCTCCtttgacaaacaaaaatatttcatatgaaatttaTGGATACTCACGGAGAACAATGGGGCATTAGAACATATTGTGGAACAGAAGGTATCCAAAACAATGTTTGGTGCACATACAGCAATAATCTAAGTATTGGACAGAAGTGAAAAGTTGGATTTAATCTTGTTTTGACTGAGggatttcatcatttcattgtgaGATGGCACTTCATATGGATCAATTCAAAGCtgtatgtacacttgtacaatgtatgtctatggcagggctcgacactaacggtggcccggtggcccggggccaccaaaaacgcaagtcgggccaccaaaatttcagaaatgaagaatttggtgggcTGATCGGACCACCAAAAAAGgttggatgtttgcctttgggccaccaaaaataaaagttagtgtggagccctgtataAGATCAATCATAACAATCGTCGGTCTCAGAGAAAGAACGCCCTCCTCGTTCAGTTGTCGATTCTCGGCTCCTTGGCCTTTAGCCAAGATCATGGCTAATGTTAAGAATCAACCTTATCAATGTTAAAGTCATaagacagggctcgacactagtgtggagccctgtctatGGTATTAAAAGATGAAGTCTTGGTGCTGCCTGTGCTTTCATAGGGTACCTTTGGTTTCAGCTTGAGTAGGTCCTGAAATCCCGCACATCCTCTTTCCTCCTCTGGAAGAGGTGGCTTTGTTACCCTCGTCCTCTTCCTTTGTGCCCTCTTTGTTGTGGAGTGGGTTCTCTTCTGGTGGTTGCTGTGAGACACCGTCAATGTCCAGCATCTGTGGCTGGGAGGACAGAAGCTTGCGCTTCTTATTTGCAGGCCCCAGAGGAACATTTTTAATAATCTGAGAAGGCCTGTCTGCACGATCCTTGCTGCAATCGCCATCGGTGGGAGCAAGGGAATTATGCCTTGGTGAGTCAGATGATGTGGGTGCTGAAGATGATGCTGTTGAGTTTTGCTCAGCGCTTGGAGGCTCATTCCTATGATTTCCATCACGTTTCTTTTTCTGACTCTTCCTAGATGCCTGCCCCCTTGGTTTGGTTCCACTGCCACTCTTCCTTGATGGAGTGTCCACCACAGAGGTCTTCTTGTGACCACGCCCCTTTTTGGTATCACTTTCATCTGGGACAAGAACATCCCTGTCAGTACCATCATCATCTGCCACCAGAGAGGATGGTTTCATCCCAGAGAGATCCTCTCTCTCTTCAGACCGTCTCTCCTCCTCTACAGCAGTGTCCTCACCTTTGAGAGCTTTCTGAGCATCACCATCATCCACTTTCTCCTTGCTGCTACCCCTCGTCTTGGAAGCTCCTCGCTTGTGAGATCGGGGCGTTTCCCCGCTGGGACGCCCTCTGGGGATTCTAACCATGGGACTGCTGATGGACTGGCCCTCGACTTCTGAATCAGCCTGAACAGCTTGCCTCTTTCGCATCGTGGGGCCAGATTTGTGGAGTCTCACGCTGGTGCTCGGGGATGGATTCAGGGAATTGGATTCCTCCGTAAAGCACTGGAAGAGACGCTGCTGCAGGGGAGTTGAAGGAGAGATTCTGGGAGAGTCTGTGATCGACAGACGCCCTGAAAAAAAGATTATTACGGAGTGTCATCAGAACATTGTAACAAAAGATTTTCTAATATGTGGCCAGACATAAATGGTAATACGTACCTCAAACCAAATCTAATTCATAATACTGTACTTCTTTTTCATAAATGCACACCTTTCAAAACTGACTTTGCTCACACTCAAAATTATACAATACTATAAACATAAGTCCATATCTAACTGGTCATAAGAACTGATGTATTAATGATTATACAAGCCAATTTTAAGAAACATAagtgggtaaaaaaaaatctgacatttgTTTCATCACAAAACTGTTATCCTCCAAAAACTTTGGAATTCTGTCCAGGAATCAGAGAAAACACATCACactatttaaaaataaaatgaaagaatataattatattaaaggaatggtatagttttggtcgagatggtgcttcaaatgtcatttttttttttttttttttttgggggggggggaataatgaGAAGCtacttataaaatatgaaaaaccatACAATTCCAtaaggaaatcaaagtttatttgataaaaatcggttttgaaaagacaaatatccaaaaacaaagtagtcTTAATAGCAGCTTGGACCCAAAAAGTTGTAATCCAAGATTATGTAATTTGTCCCAGTTTATATACAAAAACCTGCCTTAGACATGGTGTGTAAGCAGACcaccaaattcagtttgaaagTTATGTGCCCAGATAATGCTTCAGGACAAAATGCCAAAACAACATGCTTCAGGCAACATGCTTTggcaaaacaaaccaaaaggtTAATGCATAATTAGAAATACTATAAATCTCAAAGAGTCATTATTAAGATATCAAACTGTTGGTTTAAATATACGAAGTTCAATCCTCTTATTTTTCTCCAAGATCATCTTGTGAaataaccttttttttccagcttTATGGTTTGTGACTTTCTCTATGTAATATTCTGACTGATAAATATTATTCTTTATCTATTCACTTACCTGTCAATTaagcttccttttttttttcttactataCACACTCAAATGCTttaaaaagagagaacaaaatgAATCAATGTTTCAAGGTTGAGTACAGAATGATTATTGACTCACTGTGTGCAGAACCTTTATTCTTTTTGATGCTGTCGAGAAGATCTAGACAGGCCTTCATGCTTGACGGTGTTTCCGGGATGAGAGAAGGCGTACGAGGTGTATCACAGGCAGTCTGTGGGCAAGTGAAGTCCACAtacacatataattatatacaatgtagtctgGTACCTTAGACTGCATCTTGTATACTAATTCAATGCAAGTGGCAAGCCATCATTCATACATATCTAATGCTTATTATGTATTACCACTCTCTATTCATTATCATaaccacaccccccccccccttccaccccCCAAAGGGAGATGCACTTTCTGAAGCAcaggcccttttttttttttgtctatgtCCCTGCCTCTTAACCAGTGGGCCACAAGCTCTCTTAGGTGGTCCATGAATTCAGCCTTGGCCATGGATGCATAAAATACTGTATGTGTTGTCCTAGGCCTCGAAATAAACTTATAGGAGCCAAAGTGGGCCCTGACTTAAAAACCGGTTGCAAAGCATTGGTGTATTAAAGACAAGTGCATTTACTTACTACTAAATTCCAGTTTCATATTCATGGCCAAATAATTACAAGGCAGAGCCTACACAGAACATTCAAGTTACTTCTCAATAAAGTAGGATTGTAATGGCACAATAACGTCATGTGACTTTTTCAACTGAACTAAATGAAAATGGTGGGAACAACTTAAAAGGGATATGCCTATTGTGTGTGTGCCTCcctggaaaacaaaacaaaacaaaagcaaaaacaaaaacaaaaacaaaacaaaactcagcAACACACATACCatgtacacacactcacacacacacacacaaatccagtACTACACCAAAGGATTATCTGAGGATTGTCTGTGCAGCTATGCAAGCAATACTTGGATGTTTGATGTAATTATTGAGTATTTTAGTATGAACAAATCTTTATCGTGAGCTTTTTGTGATTCCTCCACTGTCATTTGCATGtcagatttgttttttgttgttgttgttgttgttgttttttttttttttgggggggggaggttagaaatatgttgttgttttaatgccTGATGTAAAAAAACTCAATTGAATTTAACACTGTTTGCATGTTGTAAAAGCTACACTGAGATGGCTTTGCTGCAGTGCTATTGGGGTGCCATGGTGTATACACTATAAAACacctacagtgtatgtccaCCAAAGCAGGGGTGTTACAAGAAAGCACACACACTTTTCTTGCCAGACATACAAGCTATGCTGCAGAGAAAGCATGCCGACAGAGACTTACAGGAGTCATCGGCTGGGTGTCTGCTACGAGCACACGGGGTCGGATGATGATGGAGGCAGGAGACGGATGCTcatctctcctctttctcttcctaaT
This window harbors:
- the LOC140233872 gene encoding microcephalin-like, whose amino-acid sequence is MESWGFLVTCSSNQPFTHQQEKSAEDSHEALAVQKDADEAMLIDSDDDVNDMPDTQPVDDRVLKDVLAYVEVRTKAENRSRGVSKQLELLGAKVSTKFTNDVTHVIWKDGKKSTRDKATKKGINLVSVLWVDSCKQNQEHVAESLFPVNAPDEKEALPIKLKRMKSMQPKAVEEDIRNSSDRGIRKRKRRDEHPSPASIIIRPRVLVADTQPMTPTACDTPRTPSLIPETPSSMKACLDLLDSIKKNKGSAHRRLSITDSPRISPSTPLQQRLFQCFTEESNSLNPSPSTSVRLHKSGPTMRKRQAVQADSEVEGQSISSPMVRIPRGRPSGETPRSHKRGASKTRGSSKEKVDDGDAQKALKGEDTAVEEERRSEEREDLSGMKPSSLVADDDGTDRDVLVPDESDTKKGRGHKKTSVVDTPSRKSGSGTKPRGQASRKSQKKKRDGNHRNEPPSAEQNSTASSSAPTSSDSPRHNSLAPTDGDCSKDRADRPSQIIKNVPLGPANKKRKLLSSQPQMLDIDGVSQQPPEENPLHNKEGTKEEDEGNKATSSRGGKRMCGISGPTQAETKDENCQPASLQECKMELSSVLSTEVSRSSVLSSLDIHNRPSIEEFKTTGAKKRSATKKAGRKNARQGSESSILSTSWASSNDEEQEDKPNKGDVQPEQGKAKKRKKVKIVEEGKKKKSTLVMTSLHRSDQEVLISVVNELGGFSITDMVCETTTHVVMGENRRTLNVLSAIARGCWLVSMDWVYRSVEAGSWLPEERFEMSDHFPGAMASRLAHQQQDASGPASDGRPTDLFSSRGALYVAPESSPPRERLTELIEVCGGRVTRRLSEASMCIGSRSKRGSTPAVSEKWILDCITRYQQLPWKSYEMK